In Salminus brasiliensis chromosome 24, fSalBra1.hap2, whole genome shotgun sequence, one genomic interval encodes:
- the LOC140546723 gene encoding histone H2B codes for MPEPAKSAPKKGSKKAVTKTAGKGGKKRRKSRKESYAIYVYKVLKQVHPDTGISSKAMGIMNSFVNDIFERIAGESSRLAHYNKRSTITSREIQTAVRLLLPGELAKHAVSEGTKAVTKYTSSK; via the coding sequence ATGCCTGAGCCAGCCAAGTCCGCGCCCAAGAAGGGATCCAAGAAAGCCGTGACCAAGACGGCCGGGAAAGGAGGCAAGaagcgcagaaagtccaggaaggAGAGCTATGCTATCTACGTGtacaaggtgctgaagcaggtccaCCCTGATACCGGTATCTCCTCCAAAGCGATGGGCATCATGAACTCGTTCGTGAACGACATCTTCGAGCGCATCGCCGGTGAGTCTTCCCGTTTGGCTCATTACAACAAACGTTCTACTATCACCTCTAGGGAGATCCAGACCGCTGTGCGTCTGCTCCTTCCCGGTGAGTTGGCCAAGCACGCCGTGTCCGAGGGCACAAAGGCCGTCACCAAGTACACGAGCTCCAAGTAA